One Lentisphaerota bacterium DNA window includes the following coding sequences:
- a CDS encoding PAS domain S-box protein produces the protein MKISKLDRGPLLLRVWRVREWRALVVSLLLAFCVTLVGVAINFNEFLMTFFKPHANQPVVVSIINFLVLWLIIMLVTSYLSWRSEALRNEDLEDIIDSINPDVMLVVDARHNIIMVNPAVSRMFGYEVNEVIKRNTELLFFDRRQVPEAKHEIYDALEKEGFHIGWATGRRKDGETFPVEFITGLLKGHRGGVLLVRDVTQRKKAEMEREQLQIQLHQAQKIESVGRLAGGVAHDFNNMLQIILGHTDLAMEQIEAGTPLHADLMEVRNAAQRSAELTRQLLTFARKQVVAPKVININDTIETMLKMLRRLIGAEINLAWLPGNEVWPVKMDPSQIDEILANLCVNARDAIVGVGKITIETAKASFDEESCTQYAGFVPGDYVLLTVGDTGCGMDAETRAHLFEPFFSTKDINPTFPIRHTFRPNGESRVNKGTGLGLASVYGAVKQNNGFIYVNSEPGQGTTFKIYLPRHTTQAAQETEKPEQAAQETEKSEPPTVARRNETILLVEDDPIILESTKKMLENLGYTVVAAATPGEAMRLAWEHVGYIDLLMTDVVMPEMNGRVLSNKLLSLYPSLKILFMSGYTEDVIAGSHVLDEGEHFIQKPFSMNDLGAKTREAMEDECRVA, from the coding sequence ATGAAGATTTCAAAACTCGACAGAGGGCCCCTGTTGTTGAGGGTCTGGAGGGTCAGAGAATGGCGCGCACTGGTCGTTTCTCTGCTGCTGGCTTTTTGCGTTACGCTTGTGGGTGTGGCGATTAACTTCAACGAATTCCTCATGACGTTCTTCAAGCCGCACGCCAATCAACCTGTTGTTGTCAGCATCATCAATTTCCTGGTGCTCTGGTTGATTATCATGCTGGTGACCTCGTATTTGAGCTGGCGTTCCGAAGCATTGCGCAACGAGGATCTTGAGGACATCATTGACAGTATTAATCCCGACGTGATGCTGGTCGTGGATGCCAGGCACAACATCATCATGGTCAATCCGGCGGTCAGTCGAATGTTTGGTTACGAAGTGAACGAAGTCATCAAACGCAACACGGAGTTGTTGTTTTTTGACCGGAGACAAGTACCGGAGGCAAAACATGAAATCTACGATGCGCTCGAGAAGGAGGGATTTCATATTGGATGGGCGACCGGGCGACGGAAAGACGGGGAAACATTTCCTGTGGAATTTATTACTGGATTACTCAAGGGGCATCGCGGGGGCGTACTGTTGGTGAGGGATGTGACGCAACGCAAGAAGGCCGAGATGGAGCGGGAGCAACTCCAAATCCAACTCCATCAGGCGCAAAAGATTGAATCCGTGGGCCGGCTGGCGGGCGGCGTGGCGCACGACTTCAACAATATGCTCCAGATCATCCTAGGCCACACCGATCTGGCCATGGAACAGATTGAGGCGGGCACGCCTCTGCATGCTGACCTGATGGAGGTTCGGAATGCCGCCCAACGTTCGGCTGAGCTCACTCGGCAACTGCTGACATTCGCCCGCAAGCAGGTTGTGGCACCCAAGGTGATCAACATCAATGACACCATCGAGACCATGCTGAAGATGCTACGGAGGCTCATCGGGGCGGAAATCAACCTGGCCTGGCTGCCGGGTAACGAAGTCTGGCCGGTCAAGATGGATCCGTCTCAGATCGACGAAATCCTGGCTAACCTTTGTGTCAACGCCCGGGATGCCATCGTTGGCGTGGGCAAGATCACTATCGAGACGGCCAAGGCATCCTTCGACGAGGAGTCCTGCACGCAATACGCAGGCTTTGTCCCCGGCGACTACGTGCTGCTGACCGTGGGCGATACCGGCTGCGGCATGGACGCCGAGACGCGCGCTCACCTCTTTGAGCCTTTCTTCTCCACCAAGGACATTAACCCGACTTTCCCCATTCGACATACTTTTCGACCGAACGGGGAAAGTCGGGTTAACAAAGGCACCGGCTTGGGATTAGCCTCCGTTTACGGCGCTGTCAAACAGAACAACGGTTTCATATACGTCAACAGCGAGCCGGGCCAAGGCACGACGTTCAAGATCTATCTACCGCGCCACACGACGCAAGCGGCGCAGGAAACAGAAAAACCCGAGCAAGCGGCGCAGGAAACAGAGAAATCCGAGCCGCCGACAGTGGCGCGCCGCAACGAGACCATCCTGCTGGTTGAAGACGACCCCATAATCCTGGAATCAACGAAGAAGATGCTGGAGAACCTGGGGTACACCGTGGTGGCGGCCGCCACACCGGGCGAGGCCATGCGTCTGGCCTGGGAGCATGTCGGCTACATCGACCTGCTCATGACCGATGTGGTCATGCCCGAGATGAACGGCCGCGTCTTATCCAATAAACTCCTCTCCCTGTATCCGAGCCTCAAGATCCTGTTCATGTCGGGCTACACGGAAGACGTGATCGCCGGCAGCCACGTGCTGGACGAAGGCGAGCACTTTATCCAGAA